One Dethiosulfovibrio faecalis genomic region harbors:
- a CDS encoding GspE/PulE family protein, with protein sequence MESFKNVKLGDLLIKSNVLTEKQLESALEEQKQTGMRLGEILLKNGRLSEFQLVEALSKQLHLPMVSTSRYRPMPEALRLIPQNAAERLRVIPLTITDDGNLMVATADPLDLVAADELRMISGKEISFGLCPGSQILRDLGRIYTMQESLDDAEIEVVDSSSEGRELDLGIAIRDGAAADDAPVIKIVNNILEQGVREGASDIHIEPMEKSTQVRFRVDGQLFNALDFSRGLHPAVTSRIKIMGNIDISEKRKPQDGRILIRVLDRKVDLRVSTLPTIYGEKTVIRVLDQSNAMVGLEKLGFDQEDRDRLDRLLKIPYGIILVTGPTGSGKSTTLYSFLERINNPDVNIVTIEDPVEYSINGISQVQVSEKAGRTFSSVLRAILRQDPDKIMVGEIRDGETANLAIRAALTGHLVLSTLHTNDATSAPIRLEDMGVPPFLVASSLIAVIAQRLVRRLCENCKERYVIPDILCSELGIPQGSEAYRPQGCDACRGTGYSGRTSLFEIMELDDSIKDGIIDQDTASKIRTKAVKMGMRTLREAGVSKVLEGVTSMEEMMNVTI encoded by the coding sequence TTGGAATCGTTTAAAAACGTCAAACTCGGGGATCTTCTTATAAAGTCCAACGTCCTCACGGAAAAACAGCTCGAATCCGCTTTGGAGGAACAGAAGCAGACCGGCATGAGACTGGGAGAGATCCTCCTGAAAAACGGCAGACTGTCGGAATTTCAACTGGTGGAGGCTTTGTCTAAACAGCTTCATCTTCCGATGGTGTCCACCTCCAGATATCGTCCTATGCCGGAGGCCCTTCGGCTGATACCTCAGAACGCGGCGGAGAGGCTTCGTGTCATTCCTCTTACTATAACCGACGACGGAAACCTCATGGTGGCCACAGCCGATCCTCTGGATCTAGTGGCGGCCGACGAACTCAGGATGATATCCGGCAAGGAGATATCCTTCGGACTCTGTCCTGGTTCTCAGATACTCAGGGATCTTGGAAGGATATACACTATGCAGGAATCCCTGGACGACGCCGAGATAGAGGTGGTCGACTCCAGCTCGGAGGGCAGAGAGCTGGATCTGGGGATCGCGATCAGGGATGGTGCGGCGGCCGACGATGCCCCGGTAATAAAAATCGTCAACAACATACTGGAGCAGGGGGTCAGAGAAGGGGCCTCGGATATACACATAGAGCCTATGGAAAAAAGCACCCAGGTCCGTTTTCGCGTCGACGGACAGCTTTTCAACGCTTTGGACTTCTCCAGAGGGCTCCACCCCGCAGTGACGTCCAGAATAAAGATAATGGGTAATATAGATATATCGGAGAAGAGGAAACCTCAGGACGGAAGGATTCTGATAAGAGTCCTGGACAGAAAGGTGGACCTCCGAGTGTCCACCTTGCCCACCATCTATGGGGAGAAAACGGTCATAAGGGTCCTGGACCAGAGCAACGCAATGGTGGGTCTGGAAAAACTCGGATTCGACCAGGAGGATCGGGACAGGCTGGATCGGCTTCTAAAGATTCCCTACGGGATAATCCTCGTGACCGGTCCCACCGGAAGCGGAAAATCCACAACGCTGTACTCCTTTTTGGAGAGGATAAACAACCCCGACGTCAACATAGTGACCATCGAGGACCCGGTGGAGTACTCCATAAACGGCATAAGCCAGGTACAGGTCAGCGAAAAGGCGGGCCGAACCTTCAGCTCCGTGCTCAGAGCCATCCTGAGACAGGACCCGGACAAGATAATGGTCGGAGAGATAAGGGACGGCGAAACGGCCAATCTCGCCATAAGGGCAGCCTTGACGGGCCACCTGGTTCTGTCTACCTTGCACACCAACGACGCCACCAGTGCCCCTATTCGTCTGGAGGACATGGGGGTTCCTCCCTTTTTGGTCGCGTCCTCTCTCATCGCCGTCATAGCTCAGAGACTTGTTCGGCGCCTCTGCGAAAACTGCAAGGAAAGATACGTCATCCCCGACATTCTCTGTTCCGAACTGGGTATTCCTCAAGGATCGGAGGCCTATCGACCCCAGGGATGCGACGCCTGTCGGGGAACCGGTTATTCCGGCAGGACCTCCCTGTTCGAGATAATGGAGCTGGACGATTCCATAAAGGACGGGATCATAGACCAGGATACCGCCTCTAAAATACGAACCAAGGCTGTCAAGATGGGCATGAGAACACTCCGTGAAGCTGGCGTTTCCAAAGTCTTGGAGGGCGTCACCAGCATGGAGGAGATGATGAACGTCACGATCTAG
- a CDS encoding endonuclease III domain-containing protein produces MSRLLSEVGGGLLSSFSSVGDDLLSVLDVLEELWGQEKNPMVSAFDDPLDGLMLTILSQNTNDNNRDRAFDKLKALYPLWEDVAAVTPDELADAIRVAGIANVKAARMLDVLKIIHDELGEYGLTRLKEREPDGVRAFLEGLPGVGPKTAACVLVFDMDIPAFPVDTHVARFCRRMEWVAPSANPVRIQEYMEKIVPDERKKGAHLNIISHGKSICKARKPICSRCPLADSCPSSETGR; encoded by the coding sequence GTGAGCAGACTTCTGTCCGAGGTGGGGGGCGGGTTACTCAGCTCGTTTTCTTCAGTCGGGGACGATCTTCTATCGGTGCTCGATGTGCTGGAGGAACTGTGGGGTCAGGAAAAGAACCCCATGGTCTCCGCCTTCGACGATCCCCTGGACGGGCTGATGTTGACAATCCTGTCTCAGAACACGAACGACAACAACAGAGACAGGGCCTTCGATAAATTGAAGGCCCTGTATCCCCTTTGGGAGGACGTCGCGGCGGTCACCCCCGACGAACTGGCCGACGCCATAAGGGTCGCCGGCATCGCCAACGTCAAGGCCGCTCGAATGCTGGACGTGCTGAAGATAATCCACGACGAGCTTGGCGAATACGGTCTGACGAGGCTGAAAGAGCGGGAACCGGACGGCGTAAGGGCCTTTCTCGAGGGTCTTCCAGGCGTCGGCCCTAAGACCGCTGCCTGCGTCCTGGTCTTCGATATGGACATCCCCGCCTTCCCCGTGGACACCCATGTCGCCAGGTTCTGCCGTCGGATGGAGTGGGTTGCCCCCTCGGCTAATCCGGTAAGGATACAGGAATATATGGAGAAAATCGTCCCGGACGAGCGAAAGAAAGGCGCCCACCTCAACATCATCAGTCACGGTAAATCCATCTGTAAGGCTAGGAAACCGATCTGTTCGAGATGTCCTCTGGCGGATTCCTGTCCATCCTCGGAAACGGGGAGATAA